One window of Symbiobacterium terraclitae genomic DNA carries:
- a CDS encoding ABC transporter substrate-binding protein has protein sequence MIKRTLAFTLAVSLLVLSGCGGAKPATTPSPSSGGQAQTQPSGSTEPKKNMKLVLYAGMMEDHVKGAVAEFEAATGIKVEWVRMSSGETLTRIRAEKDNPQASVWYGGPADAYVAAAAEGLLEPYVSPNAEKVPAQFKDPNGYWTGVYVGLLGFGYNTALMQEKGLTPPESWEDLLKPEFKGQIALANPGSSGTSYTMLATIAQLMGEDEGIEYMAKLHEQIAQYPKSGTAPGQMAGRGEVLIGISFAHDIVKYAKEGMPLDVTFPKEGTGYEIGGIALIKGGPDQEAAKIFIDWALTKEAQELGQKYGSYQSLTNVEATNPPEAFSLSEVKTINYDLEWAGTNRTRLVEKWSKAVNMQ, from the coding sequence ATGATCAAGCGGACTCTGGCTTTCACGCTGGCCGTGAGCCTCCTGGTCCTCTCGGGCTGTGGCGGCGCGAAACCCGCGACGACGCCGTCGCCCTCGTCGGGCGGCCAGGCCCAGACCCAGCCCTCCGGCAGCACCGAACCCAAGAAGAACATGAAGCTCGTCCTCTACGCCGGCATGATGGAGGACCACGTGAAGGGCGCCGTGGCCGAGTTTGAGGCGGCCACCGGCATCAAGGTCGAGTGGGTGCGCATGTCCTCCGGCGAGACGCTCACCCGGATCCGGGCCGAGAAGGACAACCCGCAGGCCAGCGTCTGGTACGGCGGTCCGGCCGACGCCTACGTGGCGGCCGCAGCGGAAGGGCTCCTGGAGCCCTACGTCTCGCCGAACGCCGAGAAGGTCCCCGCCCAGTTCAAGGATCCCAACGGCTACTGGACCGGCGTCTACGTCGGCCTCCTGGGCTTCGGGTATAACACCGCCCTCATGCAGGAGAAGGGGCTGACCCCGCCCGAGTCCTGGGAAGACCTGCTGAAGCCCGAGTTCAAGGGGCAGATCGCCCTGGCCAACCCCGGTTCGTCCGGCACCTCCTACACCATGCTGGCCACGATTGCACAGCTGATGGGTGAGGACGAGGGCATCGAGTACATGGCGAAGCTGCACGAACAGATCGCCCAGTATCCGAAGTCGGGTACCGCTCCCGGGCAGATGGCCGGGCGCGGCGAGGTCCTGATCGGCATCTCCTTCGCCCACGACATCGTGAAGTACGCCAAGGAGGGCATGCCGCTCGACGTCACGTTCCCCAAGGAGGGAACCGGCTACGAGATCGGCGGCATCGCCCTGATCAAGGGCGGCCCCGACCAGGAGGCGGCCAAGATCTTCATCGACTGGGCCCTGACCAAGGAGGCGCAGGAGCTCGGCCAGAAGTACGGCTCCTACCAGTCGCTCACCAATGTGGAGGCCACCAACCCGCCCGAGGCGTTCTCGCTCAGCGAGGTCAAGACCATCAACTACGACCTGGAGTGGGCCGGCACCAACCGGACGCGGCTCGTGGAGAAGTGGTCCAAGGCCGTAAACATGCAGTAG